The following proteins are co-located in the Sphingomonas panacis genome:
- a CDS encoding TonB-dependent receptor plug domain-containing protein yields the protein MFALAVASAWSVPALAAPEPAPAADPAPQAEEGGTDIIVTGTRTTGMRAADSPAPIQILGADALQRTGSPDLLQSLAQQLPSIQAQSFGGDLQAHTLQMKLRGLSPNHTLILVNGKRRHGTANVSVAGGPFGGSAAPDISFIVPESIEHVEVLQDGAAAQYGTDAIAGVINFIQKKADHGGSFDATGGKYYDEGGQTYAVGGNIGIAPFDGAYLNVAAQKKYKNYSFRGDINPQATSLSTKYPAIKDLPGYPYTNRIIGDPQIDQTVVSYNAGYEFGDFKLYSFGSYGHKKAKAYENTRPPTTVVSGAGTKAAGGVAGVPFYPGGFQPQETIDETDYSFTGGFSGSVGETTFDLASTYGNDDISVDIINTANAQLYRDTGYTPTNIHDGSFFNTQWTNTLDLTHPFDIGLAGPVNVAGGLEFRHEEYGIRAGDPASYYGGGTQSFFGYSPKDAGKYKRDNFSQYLDVSVKPIDAWLIDGAVRHEHYSDFGDTTVFKLTTRYDFSDAFALRGTVSTGFRAPTLAEGGYSGLNVGPSSISGVLPPASAGAAALGFGGLKPEKSTNFSAGFVFHPTPKLSMTVDAYQITIRDRIMISSGFNGFTGNRCPQGYNGSNAKACLPFDQDRYNINNQLAVLSAVNTALGGSGNLTSLAQATAIPVYVLYAPNGVDRATDGSVAVQSFVNGVKMRTRGVDVVVNYPFDLGDFGNLDLTFTGNYNENKVLKINPLPSALYSSTQNPGLTQLIATSDVTQLENSTPKFRGTLNGYWQLGGFSVNLRESFYSEVYALETARSTVGNVTAGSLFKVPVKDSFLTDLEVGYQIAKPIKISFGANNLFNKYPTERSKALIRQAELDNNERGYSSDKYPTFSPFGINGGYYYARLNLTW from the coding sequence TTGTTCGCACTGGCCGTCGCCAGCGCCTGGAGCGTACCTGCACTCGCCGCGCCAGAACCGGCACCGGCTGCCGATCCCGCGCCGCAGGCGGAGGAGGGTGGCACCGACATCATCGTCACCGGCACGCGCACCACGGGCATGCGTGCGGCGGACAGCCCCGCGCCGATCCAGATTCTGGGTGCCGACGCGCTGCAACGCACCGGCTCGCCCGATCTGCTGCAAAGCCTCGCCCAACAATTGCCCTCGATTCAGGCGCAGTCGTTCGGTGGCGATCTTCAGGCGCACACGCTGCAAATGAAACTGCGCGGCCTCAGCCCGAATCACACGCTGATCCTCGTCAACGGCAAGCGTCGCCACGGCACCGCCAACGTGTCGGTCGCCGGCGGTCCCTTCGGCGGCAGCGCCGCGCCCGATATCAGCTTCATCGTTCCCGAATCGATTGAACACGTCGAAGTGCTGCAGGACGGTGCCGCCGCGCAATACGGCACCGATGCGATCGCCGGCGTCATCAACTTCATCCAGAAAAAGGCCGATCACGGTGGTTCGTTCGACGCGACCGGCGGCAAATATTATGACGAGGGCGGCCAGACCTATGCGGTCGGTGGCAACATCGGCATCGCGCCGTTCGACGGCGCCTATCTGAACGTAGCGGCGCAGAAGAAGTACAAGAATTACAGCTTCCGCGGCGATATCAACCCGCAGGCAACCAGCCTGTCGACCAAATATCCGGCGATCAAGGATCTGCCGGGCTATCCCTATACCAACCGTATCATCGGCGATCCCCAGATCGACCAGACCGTGGTCAGCTACAATGCCGGTTATGAATTCGGCGACTTCAAACTCTACAGCTTCGGCAGCTACGGTCATAAGAAGGCCAAAGCCTATGAGAACACCCGTCCGCCGACGACCGTTGTGAGCGGCGCGGGCACCAAAGCTGCGGGCGGCGTGGCGGGCGTGCCCTTCTATCCGGGTGGTTTCCAGCCGCAGGAGACGATCGACGAGACCGATTATTCGTTCACCGGCGGTTTCAGCGGCAGCGTCGGCGAAACGACCTTCGATCTCGCCAGCACCTACGGCAATGATGATATCAGCGTCGACATCATCAATACCGCCAACGCCCAGCTTTATCGCGACACCGGCTACACGCCGACCAACATCCACGACGGTTCGTTCTTCAACACGCAATGGACCAACACGCTCGACCTGACGCATCCGTTCGACATTGGTCTGGCCGGGCCGGTCAACGTCGCGGGCGGTCTGGAATTCCGGCACGAGGAATATGGCATCCGTGCCGGTGATCCGGCGTCTTACTACGGCGGCGGCACGCAATCCTTCTTCGGCTACAGCCCCAAGGATGCCGGCAAGTACAAGCGCGACAACTTCTCGCAATATCTCGATGTCAGCGTGAAGCCGATCGACGCCTGGCTTATCGACGGCGCGGTCCGCCATGAACACTATAGCGACTTCGGCGACACGACCGTGTTCAAACTGACGACCCGCTACGACTTCTCCGATGCGTTCGCGCTGCGCGGCACGGTCAGCACGGGCTTCCGCGCGCCGACGCTGGCGGAAGGCGGCTATTCGGGCCTCAACGTCGGCCCGAGCTCGATCAGCGGCGTGCTGCCGCCAGCGTCAGCCGGTGCCGCGGCACTCGGCTTCGGCGGGCTGAAGCCGGAGAAATCGACCAACTTCAGTGCGGGCTTCGTCTTCCACCCGACCCCCAAGCTGAGCATGACCGTCGATGCTTATCAGATCACTATCCGCGACCGAATCATGATCTCGTCCGGCTTCAACGGCTTCACCGGCAACCGGTGTCCGCAGGGCTATAACGGCTCGAACGCAAAGGCGTGCTTGCCGTTCGATCAAGACCGGTACAACATCAACAACCAACTCGCGGTGCTGTCAGCCGTCAACACGGCGCTCGGCGGGAGCGGCAATCTGACCTCGCTGGCGCAGGCGACGGCGATCCCCGTCTATGTGCTCTACGCGCCGAACGGCGTAGACCGCGCGACGGATGGCAGCGTTGCGGTGCAGAGCTTCGTCAACGGGGTGAAGATGCGCACGCGCGGCGTCGACGTGGTGGTCAACTATCCGTTCGATCTCGGCGATTTCGGCAACCTCGATCTGACGTTCACGGGCAATTACAACGAAAACAAGGTGCTCAAGATCAACCCACTGCCTTCGGCACTCTATTCAAGCACGCAGAATCCCGGCCTGACCCAGCTCATCGCCACCAGCGACGTGACTCAGCTCGAAAACAGCACGCCGAAATTCCGTGGCACGCTCAACGGCTATTGGCAGCTCGGCGGCTTCAGCGTGAACCTGCGCGAGAGTTTCTATTCCGAAGTCTATGCGCTTGAGACCGCGCGCAGCACGGTCGGCAACGTCACCGCCGGTTCGCTGTTCAAGGTGCCGGTGAAGGACTCGTTCCTCACCGATCTGGAAGTCGGCTATCAAATCGCCAAGCCGATCAAGATTTCTTTCGGCGCCAACAACCTGTTCAACAAATACCCGACCGAGCGGAGCAAGGCGCTGATTCGGCAGGCCGAGCTCGACAACAACGAACGCGGCTATTCGAGCGACAAATACCCGACCTTTTCGCCCTTCGGCATCAACGGCGGCTATTATTACGCACGGTTGAACCTGACCTGGTAA